The Neorhizobium sp. NCHU2750 genome contains the following window.
CGATCTTCGCCCCGGCACGGTACCGGGCTATGAGCGTCAGGTCGATGCGACCATGGCCATGCTCGCCGAAATGAGCGGCAAGGGCACCGTCTACGAGCCGACCATGTCGCACCTGACCGAAAAGCGCGGCGATACCGTCCATATCGACGTCATCGACCGCTGGGGTAACATGGTTTCCACCACGCCGTCCGGCGGCTGGCTGCAGTCCTCGCCGATCGTGCCGGGCCTCGGCTTTGCGCTCAATTCGCGTGCCCAGATGTTCTGGCTGAAGGACGGCCTGCCGACCTCGCTTGCACCGGGCAAGCGCCCGCGCACGACGCTCACCCCGTCGCTGGCGCTCTATCAGGGCAAGCCCTCGATGGTGTTCGGCACGCCCGGCGGCGACCAGCAGGATCAGTGGCAGCTGCCCTTCTTCCTGCGTTACGTCCATCACGGCAAGAACCTGCAGGCGGCAATCGACATGCCGCTCTTCCACACCTCGCATTTCCCCGGCTCCTTCTATCCGCGCACCAGCTCGCCGGGCGAGATCATGGTCGAAAGCACGATCGGCGAGGCAACGCTCGACGAGCTGCGCCGCCGCGGCCACAAGGTCAAGGTTGCCGAGGCATGGTCGGTCGGTCGCCTGACGGCCGCCCGCCGCGATGCGGACGGTCTGCTGCGCGCCGCTGCCACCCCGCGCCTGATGCAGGCCTACGCGGTCGGGCGCTGAACCATGACGATTGCTCCCGTTCTCTCCGTCAGGAACCTCACCACTTCCTTTCTGGTCGATGGCCGGTGGAAGAGCGTCGTGCGCAACATGTCCTTCGACGTGGCGCCGGGAGAAACCGTCGCCATTGTCGGTGAATCCGGCTCCGGCAAGAGCGTCACCTCGCTGTCGCTGATGCGGCTTCTCGCGCCGGCGACGAGCCGGATCGAGGGCGAGGTCATGCTCAACGGCCGCAATCTTCTCGCACTTTCGGAAAAGGAGATGCGGGCTGTGCGCGGCAACGAGGTCTCGATGATCTTCCAGGAGCCGATGACCTCGCTCAACCCGATCTTCACCATCGGCCGGCAAATTTCCGAAGTCCTGATCCGTCACAAGAACATGTCGAAATCAGATGCTCGCGCCGAGACGATCAGGCTTCTGGAAAAGGTGCGTATCCCCAATGCGGCGGGCCGCTTCGACGAGTATCCGCACCAGTTCTCCGGCGGCATGCGCCAGCGCGTGATGATCGCCATGGCGCTCGCCTCGCGCCCGAAGCTCCTGATCGCCGACGAGCCGACGACGGCGCTCGACGTCACCATCCAGGGACAAATCCTCGACCTGATCAAGGTGCTGCAGGAAGAGGAGGGGATGTCGGTCCTGTTCATTACCCACGACATGGGCGTGGTCGCCGAAATTGCCGATCGTACCATCGTCATGTTCCGTGGCGACGAGGTGGAGACCGGCCCGACGGAAGAGATCTTCCATCATGGCAAGCATCCCTATACCCGAGCCCTTCTTTCCGCCGTACCGAAACTCGGCTCGATGCAGGGCCATGCCCTGCCGACCCGCTTTCCGGTTGTCGATGCCGCAACCGGCGAGCCGGCGGAAACGGTGGAGGCGGCCAATACCGTCGCTCTGTCGAAGCGGCCGGTTCTGGAGGTGAAAAACCTCGTCACCCGTTTCCCCATCCGCTCGGGCCTCTGGTCTCGCCAGACCGGCGCCGTTCATGCGGTGGAAAACATCTCCTTCGACCTCTTCCAGGGGGAAACCCTATCACTGGTCGGTGAATCGGGCTGCGGCAAGTCGACCACCGGACGCTCGATCA
Protein-coding sequences here:
- a CDS encoding ABC transporter ATP-binding protein; this translates as MTIAPVLSVRNLTTSFLVDGRWKSVVRNMSFDVAPGETVAIVGESGSGKSVTSLSLMRLLAPATSRIEGEVMLNGRNLLALSEKEMRAVRGNEVSMIFQEPMTSLNPIFTIGRQISEVLIRHKNMSKSDARAETIRLLEKVRIPNAAGRFDEYPHQFSGGMRQRVMIAMALASRPKLLIADEPTTALDVTIQGQILDLIKVLQEEEGMSVLFITHDMGVVAEIADRTIVMFRGDEVETGPTEEIFHHGKHPYTRALLSAVPKLGSMQGHALPTRFPVVDAATGEPAETVEAANTVALSKRPVLEVKNLVTRFPIRSGLWSRQTGAVHAVENISFDLFQGETLSLVGESGCGKSTTGRSIMRLVEPTSGDVSLDGYDVMRLDALSLRQMRKSVQMIFQDPFSSLNPRMTVGTAISEPFIKHRLGTARQASEKTADLLQKVGLSPDMASRYPHEFSGGQRQRIAIARALALDPKVIVADESVSALDVSIKAQVCNLLLDLQQSLNLAFLFISHDMAVVERVSHRVAVMYLGEIVEIGPRAAVFDNPQHPYTKKLMAAVPVPDPARRGIRRGMSSDELKSPIRGMDYQPPKREYREVSQGHLVQVG